The following coding sequences are from one Methanococcoides methylutens window:
- a CDS encoding monomethylamine:corrinoid methyltransferase, whose protein sequence is MNNIYKYLKYATTGEEKAEEKHDMEVFMRSQELAEEYDIKYDGESIVPTDTSLADSVFEAAVQLLTSQGIYCIDTKKTIKIDEEDIIKALNTSEMLEIGRLKEKVIVPFRYTMDSEPPVIIGGPMGGTVSEENFLEVHLSSAMEPIVQGLYAGALEKMGGKGIRGKTPFEMLAALKEAREERLATKLAGREGLALMGPGTPTISPAYMLVSSDELYSSADVQEVYQLDELKTDYETFYKSIFHLEHGNHFLSGQCPVFGGTGIGTPEGLAIVDVAETIQSKILTGASVHVSGAVHVNTNSSSTKEIMWGSNISSIAVSRNMHHYTARYYWNLAGCCTDMMFYETAAQAIGDTVSGRDMLIGPVGARGAGADHSTGLESRFMGEVAHMATNLSLAEADEAVRKIYKKYENLLAHAPEGKPFRECYNVKSEYEMRPTDEYMTLYKGIFAEVSEYCGIE, encoded by the coding sequence ATGAACAATATCTACAAATACCTCAAATATGCCACCACAGGGGAAGAAAAGGCCGAAGAAAAACATGACATGGAAGTGTTTATGAGATCACAGGAACTGGCAGAGGAATATGATATCAAATATGATGGCGAGAGTATCGTACCAACTGATACGAGCCTTGCAGACTCGGTATTTGAAGCTGCGGTCCAGCTTTTGACATCCCAGGGAATCTATTGTATCGACACCAAGAAAACAATAAAGATAGACGAAGAGGATATCATCAAAGCCCTGAACACCTCCGAGATGCTTGAGATCGGAAGGCTGAAGGAAAAGGTCATAGTTCCATTCAGATACACAATGGACTCTGAACCACCAGTCATAATCGGGGGTCCCATGGGAGGTACGGTTTCCGAGGAGAACTTCCTTGAAGTTCACTTAAGCTCAGCCATGGAGCCCATAGTGCAGGGTCTCTATGCAGGCGCCCTGGAAAAGATGGGGGGAAAAGGAATACGCGGTAAAACACCTTTCGAGATGCTTGCCGCCCTAAAAGAAGCGAGAGAGGAGAGGCTTGCAACAAAACTTGCAGGACGTGAAGGCCTTGCATTGATGGGGCCGGGAACACCAACAATCTCGCCAGCATATATGCTGGTATCTTCTGATGAACTTTATTCCAGTGCAGATGTTCAGGAAGTATATCAGCTGGATGAGCTTAAAACTGACTATGAGACATTCTACAAGTCCATATTCCACCTTGAACATGGCAATCATTTCCTGAGCGGACAATGTCCAGTCTTTGGAGGAACAGGTATAGGCACACCTGAAGGACTTGCTATCGTTGATGTAGCAGAGACCATCCAGTCGAAGATACTCACCGGTGCAAGTGTGCACGTGTCAGGTGCCGTGCATGTGAATACAAATTCATCCTCAACAAAGGAAATCATGTGGGGATCTAACATATCTTCTATTGCAGTCTCACGCAACATGCACCACTACACAGCACGATATTACTGGAACCTTGCAGGATGCTGCACTGACATGATGTTCTATGAGACCGCTGCACAGGCCATTGGAGATACTGTTTCCGGAAGGGACATGCTAATAGGACCGGTAGGGGCTCGCGGAGCAGGTGCAGACCACTCCACAGGACTTGAATCCCGATTCATGGGAGAAGTTGCACACATGGCCACAAACCTGTCACTTGCAGAAGCAGATGAAGCTGTCCGAAAAATATACAAAAAATATGAGAACTTGCTGGCACATGCTCCGGAAGGTAAGCCTTTCAGAGAATGTTACAATGTAAAGTCGGAATATGAGATGAGACCCACAGACGAATATATGACCCTCTACAAAGGCATTTTTGCAGAGGTTAGTGAATACTGTGGCATCGAATAA
- a CDS encoding NosD domain-containing protein, which translates to MQIKSYRIFCIAMVIGFLTMVTGSAVADTIIVGDSGIADYTTIQAAIDAANNGDTILVNPGKYSENVDVDKELTIIAESGNPDDTTVQAVNPDDPVFHVTVNNVTISGFNVTGANGTEKNSPAYGIYLEGAPQFVIANDGEVQSCIITNNRLFNNSIGVCLEDSSNNILSNNTASGNDFAIFLSSSNNSELSNNDVVNNYGGIAMLGGSNNTFNNNNISNNSYGIVLVIYSNNNTFINNRASDNEYGIYIREASNLTLINNTASFNKRDGIYLDRSYYNVLEGNTANSNGEHGIYLNDFSWGNYLGNNTASNNEHGILLYYYSDHNSLINNTVNSNEQYGIYLNETSNNSIEGNTANSNKVHGIYLKSSTFNIIINNTANLNGYHGINLNQSNNKRVNTNVVTHDFKYCKFLEDSSNNNTVSGNYLIDNGKGLVANVSENNIGINYINDRGIAEMPFISSVLTLIMLGIAFMIMRRE; encoded by the coding sequence ATGCAAATAAAATCATACCGTATATTTTGCATTGCAATGGTAATTGGTTTTTTGACTATGGTCACAGGTAGTGCGGTGGCAGATACGATTATTGTCGGCGATAGTGGGATTGCAGATTATACTACCATACAAGCAGCCATCGACGCTGCAAACAATGGTGATACTATCCTTGTTAATCCTGGGAAGTATTCAGAAAACGTTGATGTAGATAAGGAGTTAACAATAATAGCAGAATCTGGAAATCCAGATGATACGACTGTTCAAGCCGTAAACCCAGATGATCCTGTATTTCATGTAACTGTAAATAACGTGACAATCAGCGGATTTAATGTGACAGGTGCTAATGGCACTGAAAAAAACAGTCCTGCCTATGGAATATATCTTGAGGGTGCTCCTCAATTTGTTATCGCTAATGATGGCGAAGTCCAGAGTTGTATCATTACTAACAATAGATTGTTCAACAATAGCATAGGTGTCTGTTTGGAGGACTCCAGCAACAATATACTGAGTAATAATACTGCATCAGGCAACGATTTTGCCATTTTTTTGTCGAGTTCCAACAACAGTGAACTGAGCAATAATGATGTGGTGAACAACTATGGTGGCATTGCTATGCTTGGAGGCTCTAATAACACATTTAACAATAACAACATTTCGAACAACAGTTATGGTATTGTTTTGGTCATTTATAGCAACAACAATACGTTTATCAATAACAGAGCTTCGGACAACGAATATGGTATCTACATTAGAGAAGCCTCAAATCTCACGCTTATAAATAACACTGCAAGCTTCAACAAACGTGACGGTATCTACCTTGATCGTTCCTATTACAATGTGCTGGAAGGCAACACAGCAAATTCAAACGGAGAACATGGAATCTATCTTAATGATTTTTCCTGGGGCAATTATCTGGGAAACAACACTGCTTCGAATAATGAGCATGGCATCCTGTTGTATTATTACAGCGACCATAACTCATTGATCAATAATACTGTAAATTCGAACGAACAATATGGTATCTATCTGAATGAAACCAGTAACAACAGTATCGAGGGAAACACTGCAAACTCGAACAAAGTGCATGGGATATACCTGAAGTCTTCCACATTTAACATCATCATTAATAATACTGCAAACTTGAATGGCTATCACGGCATCAATCTCAATCAATCCAATAATAAAAGAGTGAATACCAATGTCGTAACACACGATTTCAAATATTGCAAGTTCCTTGAAGATTCCAGTAACAATAACACTGTGAGTGGAAATTATTTGATTGACAATGGCAAAGGTCTCGTTGCAAATGTTTCTGAAAATAACATTGGTATCAACTATATCAACGATAGGGGAATTGCTGAAATGCCTTTCATCAGTTCCGTGTTGACCTTGATCATGTTGGGAATTGCATTTATGATTATGAGAAGAGAATGA
- a CDS encoding transposase, with translation MESIKSNLGEIVEECMEHFMEIGSQYPQELIENNEMINGHQNAASRKRSIDQRRKMKGLLLAKKKNVSETKSGWIVKGSHGSKHLVTINSEGHYSCSCEDFRNSNYVCKHIHAVRAVESGIILPSISTLEKQLNSLRPHIKECTQNWSAYTNAQSSEERLLFEILKNICSMIIEPTEKKRGRPTIPIQDAIIAMVCKVYSMKSGRRAEHDIEIAYEKGYISRKLRHTTVSDYMIKPEMTSILTALIELVSTPFINIETTFAMDSSGFSTKKHEPWKQFKYGIETKKRKWLKAHINVGVKTNIIAAVAITDSNETDQNKFEQLFTATLENFHVDEQMADGAYCTRDIFEAIDGSGAKPFIPFSDHSTGNPKGVWVWTEMYELFQQNKIEFLKHYHKRNNVETTFHMLKSKFGETLKSTSESGQVNEILCKILCHNICVFIHELYELNVSIDDLFEKKQSMPFMHVVNNKGIHVSYSH, from the coding sequence TTGGAATCTATAAAAAGCAATCTTGGGGAGATTGTGGAAGAGTGCATGGAACATTTCATGGAAATCGGTTCACAATACCCACAAGAACTCATTGAAAATAATGAAATGATTAACGGTCATCAAAATGCTGCCTCCAGAAAAAGATCTATTGACCAAAGAAGAAAAATGAAAGGATTGTTACTTGCAAAAAAGAAGAATGTAAGTGAAACAAAGTCTGGTTGGATAGTAAAAGGCAGCCATGGGTCCAAGCATTTAGTTACCATCAATTCTGAAGGGCACTATTCATGTAGCTGTGAAGATTTTCGAAATAGCAATTACGTATGTAAACACATACATGCAGTAAGAGCAGTAGAAAGTGGAATTATTCTCCCATCTATATCAACATTGGAAAAACAATTGAATAGCCTGCGTCCACACATAAAGGAGTGCACACAAAACTGGTCTGCGTACACCAATGCACAGAGTTCCGAAGAAAGACTGCTTTTTGAAATCTTGAAAAACATATGTTCAATGATCATAGAACCCACTGAGAAAAAACGTGGAAGACCAACCATCCCAATTCAGGATGCTATTATTGCAATGGTATGTAAGGTATATAGTATGAAATCGGGGAGACGTGCGGAACATGATATTGAAATTGCATATGAAAAAGGATACATAAGTCGGAAACTGCGTCATACTACAGTATCAGATTATATGATAAAGCCCGAGATGACATCAATATTAACAGCATTGATTGAACTCGTGAGTACACCATTTATCAACATTGAAACAACATTTGCAATGGATTCATCAGGATTTTCCACAAAAAAACACGAGCCTTGGAAACAATTTAAGTATGGAATAGAAACCAAGAAACGAAAATGGTTGAAAGCTCATATAAATGTCGGCGTTAAGACAAATATCATAGCAGCAGTAGCCATAACTGATAGTAATGAAACAGACCAGAATAAATTTGAACAACTATTCACTGCCACTTTAGAAAATTTCCATGTTGATGAACAAATGGCAGATGGTGCATACTGTACTCGAGACATCTTTGAAGCAATTGATGGAAGTGGAGCCAAACCTTTCATCCCGTTCTCAGATCATTCAACAGGTAACCCCAAGGGTGTCTGGGTATGGACAGAGATGTATGAGCTTTTCCAGCAAAACAAAATAGAGTTTCTCAAGCATTATCACAAAAGGAACAACGTAGAAACCACATTTCATATGCTAAAATCTAAATTTGGTGAAACACTAAAAAGCACATCTGAAAGTGGACAGGTCAACGAAATTCTCTGTAAGATCCTTTGTCACAATATCTGTGTGTTCATTCACGAACTCTATGAATTAAATGTGTCAATTGATGATCTGTTCGAAAAAAAGCAGAGTATGCCATTCATGCATGTTGTTAATAATAAGGGAATACATGTGAGCTATTCTCACTAA